The proteins below come from a single Tenuifilum sp. 4138str genomic window:
- a CDS encoding aminotransferase class I/II-fold pyridoxal phosphate-dependent enzyme, which translates to MKNTPIPFEVVKQKIQESKLPSVGKASIRELVKLVNEIEKETGIKYVRMEMGVPGLEPSQIGIDAEIEALKRGVASKYPMIDGVPELKKEIARFVKNFINIDVDEQGCIPTVGSMQGAMAAFLVVNRCNATKDTILFIDPGFPVQKQQLRVLGMNYETFDVYNFRGDKLRDKLESYLKKGNISAILYSNPNNPSWICFTEKELQTIGELATTYDTIVIEDLAYFAMDFRKDLSKPGQSPFQPTVANYTQNWLMLISSSKAFSYAGQRIGTMVISNGLYKRRYPDLKRYFTSDEFGYAMLYGAVYSLSSGVCHSTQYGFAAMLKAANDGTFNFVESVREYGEKARIMKKIFTENGFTIVYDMDEDKPLADGFYFTISYPGLTGEQLIEELLYYGVSAISLAITGSERTEGLRACVSQVQRNQFSDLEVRLKRFNQDHRN; encoded by the coding sequence ATGAAGAATACGCCCATCCCCTTCGAAGTTGTAAAGCAAAAGATTCAGGAATCAAAGTTACCAAGTGTAGGTAAGGCCTCGATTCGTGAGCTGGTTAAACTTGTCAATGAGATTGAAAAGGAAACCGGTATCAAGTACGTAAGAATGGAAATGGGAGTGCCCGGGCTGGAGCCATCACAAATTGGCATTGATGCTGAGATTGAAGCATTGAAGCGAGGGGTTGCCTCCAAGTATCCAATGATTGACGGTGTGCCAGAACTAAAAAAGGAAATTGCACGGTTTGTAAAAAACTTCATCAATATTGATGTTGATGAACAGGGATGTATCCCTACAGTAGGTTCCATGCAGGGTGCTATGGCCGCTTTTCTGGTGGTAAACCGTTGCAATGCAACAAAAGATACCATTCTATTCATCGATCCGGGATTCCCTGTTCAAAAACAGCAACTTAGGGTTCTGGGAATGAACTACGAAACTTTTGATGTATATAACTTCCGTGGCGATAAGCTCCGCGATAAGCTTGAATCGTACCTCAAAAAGGGAAATATTTCAGCAATCCTTTACTCAAATCCCAATAATCCCTCATGGATTTGCTTTACCGAAAAGGAATTGCAAACAATAGGCGAGCTAGCCACAACCTACGACACCATTGTTATTGAGGACCTTGCATACTTTGCCATGGACTTCCGCAAGGATCTATCCAAACCCGGACAGTCTCCCTTCCAGCCTACTGTGGCTAACTATACTCAAAACTGGTTAATGCTTATCTCCAGTTCCAAGGCATTTTCCTATGCAGGTCAGCGTATTGGCACCATGGTTATTAGCAATGGTCTTTACAAGCGCCGTTACCCTGACCTAAAACGCTACTTCACTTCCGATGAGTTTGGCTACGCCATGCTTTACGGGGCTGTTTACTCCCTATCGTCGGGGGTTTGCCATTCTACACAGTACGGTTTTGCAGCCATGCTAAAAGCAGCCAACGATGGAACCTTCAACTTTGTAGAATCGGTTCGTGAGTACGGTGAAAAGGCCAGAATAATGAAAAAGATTTTTACCGAAAACGGTTTTACAATAGTTTACGATATGGATGAAGACAAACCCCTGGCCGATGGATTTTATTTCACCATATCGTACCCGGGTTTAACCGGAGAACAGCTAATTGAAGAGCTTCTTTACTACGGAGTTAGCGCTATTTCATTAGCCATAACCGGTAGTGAGAGGACTGAGGGCTTACGTGCCTGTGTATCGCAGGTGCAGCGCAACCAGTTCTCCGACCTGGAAGTGCGTTTAAAACGATTTAACCAAGATCACAGGAACTAA
- a CDS encoding 4Fe-4S dicluster domain-containing protein, with translation MAKVRGAIVVDVEKCKGCGLCVVACPSKVIELAREVNGKGYNYAYMANPEACTGCANCALVCPDTVITVYRVKTEAEA, from the coding sequence ATGGCAAAAGTAAGAGGAGCAATTGTGGTCGATGTAGAAAAATGTAAAGGATGTGGCCTTTGTGTGGTAGCCTGCCCTTCAAAAGTTATTGAACTGGCAAGGGAGGTAAATGGCAAAGGATACAACTACGCCTACATGGCCAACCCCGAAGCCTGCACAGGCTGCGCAAACTGCGCATTGGTTTGTCCCGACACGGTTATCACTGTTTACAGGGTTAAAACTGAAGCTGAGGCTTAA
- a CDS encoding 3-methyl-2-oxobutanoate dehydrogenase subunit VorB, producing MAELKLMKGNEAIAEAAIRCGCDGYFGYPITPQSEVLETLMARKPWEETGMVVLQAESEVAAINMVYGGAGCGKKVMTSSSSPGISLKQEGITYIAGAELPCLIVNVVRGGPGLGTIQPAQSDYFQAVKGGGHGDYKLIVLAPASVQEMYDFVDLGFELAFKYRNPAMILSDGIIGQMMEKVQIGPYKPRMTDEEIVAKYGSWATTGKTPNRQRNIITSLDLDAGRQEQFNLKLQRKYKEIEEKEVRFEKIACDDAEYLLVAYGSSSRICQKVVDMAREKGIKVGLLRPITLFPYPTKAIQAMLGQLKGILAVEMSAGQMVEDVRLAVEGKVKVEHYGRMGGVIPTPHDVLKALEEKFIKG from the coding sequence ATGGCAGAGTTAAAATTAATGAAAGGGAATGAGGCCATAGCCGAGGCAGCCATACGTTGTGGTTGCGATGGTTACTTTGGCTACCCCATAACCCCACAATCCGAGGTGCTTGAAACCCTTATGGCTCGTAAGCCATGGGAAGAAACCGGTATGGTTGTCCTACAGGCCGAGAGCGAAGTTGCCGCTATTAACATGGTTTACGGCGGTGCTGGTTGCGGTAAAAAGGTCATGACATCATCATCAAGCCCCGGGATAAGCTTGAAACAGGAAGGTATTACCTACATTGCCGGTGCTGAACTACCTTGCTTAATTGTTAACGTAGTACGTGGAGGTCCCGGGCTGGGAACCATTCAGCCTGCCCAGAGCGACTACTTCCAGGCTGTTAAGGGTGGCGGACATGGCGACTATAAGCTGATTGTTCTTGCACCAGCATCGGTTCAGGAGATGTACGATTTTGTTGACCTTGGATTTGAACTCGCTTTCAAGTACCGTAATCCAGCCATGATTCTTTCCGATGGTATCATCGGCCAAATGATGGAAAAGGTTCAAATTGGCCCATATAAACCCCGAATGACCGACGAGGAAATAGTAGCCAAGTATGGTTCATGGGCCACAACCGGTAAAACCCCTAACCGCCAACGCAATATCATAACCTCGCTTGACCTCGATGCAGGCCGTCAGGAGCAGTTCAACCTAAAACTCCAGCGCAAGTACAAAGAGATTGAGGAAAAAGAGGTTAGGTTTGAAAAAATTGCATGCGACGATGCAGAGTACCTGCTAGTTGCCTATGGTTCATCGAGCCGTATTTGCCAGAAAGTTGTTGATATGGCCCGCGAAAAGGGAATAAAAGTAGGATTACTACGTCCCATAACCCTATTCCCCTATCCTACCAAGGCAATTCAAGCAATGCTGGGGCAGCTCAAGGGAATCCTTGCAGTAGAAATGAGTGCCGGCCAAATGGTTGAGGATGTTCGTCTGGCTGTTGAAGGTAAGGTTAAGGTTGAACACTATGGCCGTATGGGCGGTGTTATCCCAACACCACACGATGTGTTAAAGGCTTTAGAAGAAAAATTTATTAAAGGCTAA
- a CDS encoding thiamine pyrophosphate-dependent enzyme translates to MDIKDIIKEENLVYSKTKLLTDNIMHYCPGCTHGVVHKVLAEVIDELGIQEKTIGVAPVGCSVLAYNYIDIDWHEAAHGRAPALATAINRLYPNKYVFTYQGDGDLASIGTAEIIHACNRGENIVVIFINNGIYGMTGGQMAPTTLIDMPTSTSPYGRKAELNGYPLKITELIAQLPGTCYVTRQSGHTPAAVRKLKKAITKAFENTGKKKGTSFIEVVSTCNSGWKLSPVKANEWMVEHMFPYYPLGDLKDE, encoded by the coding sequence ATGGACATTAAAGATATTATCAAGGAAGAGAATTTGGTTTACTCCAAAACCAAGCTCCTAACCGACAATATTATGCACTACTGCCCGGGTTGTACCCATGGTGTAGTTCATAAGGTTCTGGCTGAAGTTATTGATGAGTTGGGCATACAGGAAAAGACCATTGGTGTTGCACCGGTTGGGTGCTCTGTGCTTGCATACAACTATATTGATATTGACTGGCATGAGGCAGCCCACGGTCGTGCTCCTGCGCTTGCTACCGCTATCAACCGTTTATACCCCAACAAGTATGTATTTACCTACCAAGGCGATGGCGACCTAGCCTCAATTGGTACTGCTGAAATCATACACGCCTGCAACCGTGGCGAAAATATTGTGGTTATTTTCATCAATAATGGTATTTATGGGATGACCGGAGGTCAAATGGCTCCTACCACCCTTATTGATATGCCCACTTCAACATCACCTTACGGACGAAAAGCCGAGCTCAACGGTTACCCCTTAAAGATTACCGAGCTAATAGCCCAACTCCCCGGAACATGCTACGTTACACGCCAGTCGGGACACACACCCGCTGCCGTTCGTAAGCTCAAAAAAGCCATTACTAAGGCCTTTGAGAATACCGGAAAGAAAAAAGGTACATCGTTCATTGAGGTAGTATCGACCTGCAACTCCGGTTGGAAGCTATCGCCCGTTAAAGCAAACGAGTGGATGGTTGAGCACATGTTCCCATATTACCCGCTTGGCGATTTGAAAGACGAGTAG
- a CDS encoding 2-oxoacid:acceptor oxidoreductase family protein: MTEEIIIAGFGGQGVLSMGKILAYSGIMQDQEVAWMPSYGPEMRGGTANVTVILSDSRISSPILQEFDTAIILNQQSLDKFEKMVKPGGTLIYDPNGITRHPQRTDINIFRVEAAEEAARMKNAKTFNMIVLGAFLKVKPIVKLENVIKGLEKSLPQRHHHLIPMNQEAISRGMEIVKKIN; encoded by the coding sequence ATGACCGAAGAAATCATCATAGCCGGTTTTGGTGGGCAAGGTGTTCTATCAATGGGTAAAATCCTTGCTTATTCAGGCATAATGCAGGACCAGGAAGTAGCCTGGATGCCCTCATATGGTCCCGAAATGCGTGGCGGTACTGCAAATGTTACTGTAATTCTTAGCGATTCACGTATCAGTTCCCCAATTCTTCAGGAATTTGACACCGCAATCATTCTTAACCAGCAGTCGCTCGATAAGTTCGAAAAGATGGTAAAACCGGGTGGCACGCTGATATATGACCCCAACGGTATTACTCGTCACCCGCAGCGTACTGATATCAACATATTTAGGGTTGAGGCTGCCGAGGAAGCTGCTAGAATGAAGAACGCTAAGACCTTCAACATGATTGTTTTGGGAGCTTTCCTTAAAGTGAAACCCATTGTTAAGCTTGAAAATGTAATAAAAGGGCTTGAGAAATCGTTGCCCCAACGTCACCATCACCTAATTCCCATGAACCAGGAAGCAATAAGCAGGGGAATGGAGATTGTGAAAAAAATCAACTAG
- a CDS encoding iron-containing alcohol dehydrogenase — protein MKNFEFFNPVKILFGEGQIDMITQELLPYQTVLLTYGGGSIKRNGVYDKVISALKGKKVLEFGGIEPNPRYETLIKAVKLARENNVDFLLAVGGGSVIDGTKFIVASIPFEGEPWDILTKGIKVEKAVPFGTVLTLPATGSEMNAGAVISREATKEKYAFGSPAVYPKFSVLDPTTTYSLPQNQVANGVVDAFAHVLEQYLTYPSNSPIQDRFAEGILQTLIEVGPKTLENPTDYDLRANFMWSCTMALNGLISTGVPTDWATHMIGHELTAFFGLDHGVTLAIIYPALLTEMVEFKKEKLLQYGSRVWNLNGENLTPERAIEETEKFFRGLGVKTRLPEHGISFADTKPIVDRFAARGWKMGENKNITSDIVEKILKRAAEPYRK, from the coding sequence ATGAAGAATTTTGAGTTTTTCAATCCGGTAAAAATTCTATTTGGCGAAGGCCAAATTGATATGATTACACAGGAACTGTTGCCTTATCAAACGGTACTGCTAACCTATGGGGGTGGAAGTATTAAACGGAATGGCGTTTACGATAAGGTTATTAGCGCCTTAAAGGGGAAAAAAGTATTAGAATTTGGCGGAATTGAGCCTAACCCACGGTACGAGACCCTCATAAAAGCTGTTAAGCTTGCCCGTGAAAATAATGTTGATTTTTTGCTGGCTGTTGGCGGCGGTTCAGTTATTGATGGAACAAAGTTTATTGTGGCATCAATTCCGTTTGAGGGTGAACCCTGGGATATTCTTACTAAAGGCATAAAGGTTGAGAAAGCTGTACCCTTTGGAACAGTGTTAACACTCCCAGCAACTGGTTCTGAAATGAATGCTGGCGCAGTTATTAGCCGGGAGGCAACCAAGGAAAAGTACGCTTTTGGTAGTCCTGCAGTTTACCCAAAGTTCTCGGTTCTTGATCCTACAACTACATATTCGCTTCCTCAGAATCAGGTAGCTAATGGGGTTGTTGATGCATTTGCCCATGTGCTTGAGCAGTACCTTACATACCCATCTAATTCGCCCATTCAGGATCGATTTGCCGAAGGTATTCTACAAACGCTCATTGAGGTTGGTCCAAAAACCTTGGAAAATCCAACCGATTACGACCTAAGAGCTAACTTTATGTGGAGTTGTACCATGGCTCTCAATGGATTGATTTCCACTGGCGTGCCTACCGATTGGGCTACCCACATGATAGGTCATGAGCTTACCGCATTCTTTGGACTTGATCACGGAGTTACTCTTGCTATAATTTATCCGGCTTTACTAACCGAAATGGTTGAATTCAAAAAAGAGAAACTACTACAGTATGGCAGTAGGGTTTGGAACCTAAACGGAGAAAATTTAACCCCTGAGCGGGCAATTGAGGAAACCGAGAAATTCTTTAGGGGTTTGGGCGTAAAAACACGTTTGCCAGAGCATGGAATCAGCTTTGCCGACACTAAACCAATTGTTGACCGATTTGCTGCAAGAGGATGGAAGATGGGCGAAAATAAAAACATCACGTCCGATATTGTTGAAAAAATACTAAAACGGGCCGCGGAGCCATACAGAAAATAA
- the ung gene encoding uracil-DNA glycosylase, whose translation MKPQIEETWKKVLMDEFKKDYFIKLKEFLVEEKKKYTVYPPGSQIFAAFNHTPFNSVKVVILGQDPYHGPGQAHGLCFSVPKGTPAPPSLQNIFKEINSDLGLPIPNHGNLEKWAKQGVLLLNATLTVRANQAGSHQNKGWETFTDAAIKALSDHHKGLVFILWGNYAQAKTSIIDANKHFILTAPHPSPLSASRGFFGCKHFSKTNRLLTSIGKEPIDWSLD comes from the coding sequence ATCAAACCTCAAATTGAGGAGACCTGGAAGAAAGTTTTAATGGATGAGTTTAAAAAGGATTACTTTATCAAACTTAAAGAGTTTTTGGTAGAGGAGAAGAAAAAATACACTGTATACCCTCCAGGTTCCCAGATTTTTGCAGCATTTAATCATACCCCATTCAATAGCGTAAAGGTGGTTATCTTAGGTCAAGATCCTTACCATGGACCAGGGCAAGCCCACGGGCTATGCTTTTCGGTACCTAAAGGTACTCCTGCCCCACCCTCGCTTCAGAATATTTTTAAAGAGATAAACAGCGATTTAGGACTTCCCATACCAAATCACGGTAATTTGGAAAAATGGGCAAAACAGGGCGTGCTGCTTTTGAATGCAACGCTTACGGTCAGGGCAAATCAGGCTGGTTCACATCAGAACAAGGGCTGGGAAACCTTTACCGATGCTGCCATCAAAGCGCTTTCCGATCACCATAAGGGGTTAGTGTTTATCCTCTGGGGGAACTATGCTCAGGCAAAAACGAGTATTATAGATGCCAACAAGCATTTTATTTTAACGGCTCCACACCCGTCGCCACTTTCGGCTAGCAGAGGTTTTTTTGGGTGTAAACATTTTTCAAAAACAAATAGGCTCCTTACCTCCATTGGTAAAGAGCCCATTGATTGGTCGTTAGATTAA
- a CDS encoding methyl-accepting chemotaxis protein, with translation MNLNNLPIGKRLALGFSLIIGLILVVAIAVFISNRKVRLESSKQVMLNNLLASNAALSSHLLDFIQSGNQVELDSAKLYFTKFKNQLEILKPVVTKKNYGLITIIEGNIKVVEDQFATLENSNQLIAQTSTVLENSSNTALSIAARVMGGEVSRGVQQFLNIRIMEKNYLISGNDELYRKWLTEIDDNTRLASKLGLSEIVRALEQYKESFIKHVEAKKAIFDAKSKSLEAVTHNQSLLQKGVILSAGLLNDSAKYGLTVIIFVVLSIVFLSSLIAYRVTRSITEPVNSGVELAHSLSKGNLVIHASESAKRGDELGKLSRALNDMSEKLKEVISTIYISSNHIAAASEQLSTTSQQLSQGASEQASSAEEVSASMEQMVANIQNNTENAKQAEIIAFKSVEGIRKGYDSTTYALNSMKKIAEKVTIIGDIAFQTNILALNAAVEAARAGEHGKGFAVVAAEVRKLAERSRLAAEEINRITHDGVKIADDAGRLLSEIVPDIEKTARLVQEIAAASMEQNAGADQINSAIQQLNQVTQQNAAASEEMASGAEELNSQAQQLIDIVSFFDTGGKETLTTLSNLKNVTRKIAQTSITPKTEFRESKRTKSKPKLSDGIDIKLSSNSDDTNYEKF, from the coding sequence ATGAACTTAAACAATTTACCAATTGGGAAACGATTGGCATTGGGTTTTTCATTAATTATTGGTTTAATATTAGTTGTGGCCATTGCTGTTTTCATTTCGAATCGTAAAGTAAGGTTGGAGAGCAGCAAGCAGGTTATGCTTAACAATTTGCTAGCTAGTAACGCTGCTTTAAGTTCCCATTTGCTCGATTTTATTCAATCAGGTAATCAGGTTGAACTCGACTCCGCTAAGCTCTACTTTACCAAGTTTAAAAACCAACTCGAAATTCTTAAGCCCGTTGTTACGAAAAAGAATTATGGGCTAATTACAATTATTGAAGGAAATATTAAGGTAGTTGAAGATCAATTCGCAACACTTGAAAATAGCAATCAGCTTATAGCTCAAACCTCTACAGTTCTGGAAAACTCATCGAACACTGCACTTTCCATTGCTGCCCGAGTTATGGGAGGTGAGGTTTCACGAGGCGTTCAGCAGTTTTTGAACATTCGGATAATGGAAAAGAATTACCTGATTTCAGGTAATGATGAACTGTATAGAAAATGGCTAACGGAAATTGATGATAATACCAGATTAGCATCCAAATTAGGGCTTAGTGAGATAGTAAGGGCACTTGAGCAGTATAAAGAAAGTTTCATAAAGCATGTCGAGGCCAAAAAAGCTATTTTTGATGCCAAAAGTAAATCCCTTGAAGCGGTAACCCATAACCAAAGTTTGCTCCAAAAGGGAGTGATTTTATCGGCCGGATTACTGAACGATTCAGCTAAATATGGATTAACGGTAATAATTTTTGTGGTTTTGTCTATTGTCTTCTTGAGTTCACTAATTGCATACAGGGTTACCCGTAGTATTACCGAACCTGTAAACTCAGGTGTAGAGCTAGCCCATAGCCTATCCAAAGGAAACCTGGTTATTCATGCAAGCGAGTCAGCTAAAAGAGGCGATGAGTTAGGAAAGCTTTCACGTGCCCTTAACGACATGAGCGAGAAGCTGAAGGAGGTTATATCGACAATATATATATCCTCAAACCACATTGCAGCTGCAAGCGAACAATTGAGTACCACTAGCCAACAGCTATCGCAGGGAGCATCGGAGCAGGCAAGTTCTGCTGAGGAGGTTTCTGCCTCAATGGAGCAAATGGTTGCAAATATTCAAAACAACACTGAAAATGCCAAGCAAGCCGAAATCATTGCCTTTAAGAGCGTAGAGGGCATCCGTAAGGGATATGATTCTACTACATATGCCCTGAATAGCATGAAAAAGATTGCTGAAAAGGTTACCATTATTGGCGATATTGCTTTCCAAACCAACATACTTGCCCTTAATGCTGCAGTTGAAGCAGCCAGGGCAGGTGAGCATGGCAAGGGTTTTGCCGTGGTGGCTGCCGAAGTTCGTAAGCTTGCCGAACGCAGCCGTCTGGCCGCCGAGGAAATTAACAGAATTACCCACGATGGCGTTAAGATTGCCGACGATGCTGGTCGGTTGCTCTCAGAGATAGTTCCCGACATTGAAAAGACCGCAAGGCTAGTTCAGGAGATTGCTGCTGCAAGTATGGAGCAGAATGCTGGAGCTGATCAAATAAACTCTGCCATTCAGCAGCTTAACCAGGTTACACAGCAGAATGCTGCTGCTAGCGAGGAAATGGCTTCAGGTGCTGAGGAACTCAACAGCCAGGCCCAGCAACTAATTGATATTGTATCATTTTTTGACACTGGTGGAAAAGAAACCCTAACAACGTTGAGTAACCTTAAGAATGTTACTAGAAAGATTGCTCAAACTTCAATTACTCCTAAAACCGAATTCAGGGAATCCAAACGAACAAAGTCAAAACCTAAGCTTTCCGATGGTATCGACATTAAGCTTTCAAGCAACAGCGACGACACTAATTACGAAAAGTTTTAG
- a CDS encoding RsmD family RNA methyltransferase, translated as MRIVSGSLRGRLINPPKNFRARPTTDFAKESLFNIIANHFDFEGLRVLDLFSGTGSISYEFISRGAALVDSVEKDFHHWQFIRNTANQLKLIGLNPIKGDSFSYIKSCNRQYDIIFADPPYDLQGIDTLPQIIFNHPVIVDGGWFILEHSNKYNFADNQHFLEHRVYGSVNFSIFQKKNF; from the coding sequence ATGCGAATAGTATCCGGAAGTTTACGTGGACGGCTTATCAATCCTCCAAAGAACTTTCGTGCTCGTCCTACTACCGATTTTGCCAAGGAGAGCCTCTTCAACATAATTGCCAATCATTTCGATTTTGAGGGGTTAAGGGTTCTTGATTTGTTTTCGGGCACAGGTAGTATAAGCTACGAATTCATTTCACGCGGAGCCGCCTTAGTGGATTCAGTTGAAAAGGATTTCCATCATTGGCAATTCATCCGTAACACTGCAAACCAGCTTAAACTTATTGGATTAAATCCCATTAAGGGAGATTCTTTTAGCTATATTAAGTCTTGTAACAGGCAGTACGATATTATTTTTGCCGACCCCCCCTACGATTTGCAGGGAATTGATACCTTACCGCAAATCATCTTTAATCATCCCGTAATTGTCGATGGAGGATGGTTTATTCTTGAACACTCCAATAAGTACAATTTTGCAGATAATCAGCATTTTTTGGAACACCGGGTTTACGGAAGTGTTAATTTCAGTATTTTTCAGAAAAAAAATTTTTAG
- a CDS encoding DUF3822 family protein, translating to MQEIDIIDETFDRDRTSTYELSIQVSLNGFSYAVKDTIRNTFIALFNTGWQGFSISSVDFRNFIGKLTEAKPWLKGEFKKVIVAFNLPYFTIVPNEFFEPSKSKLLLEQVHSTPDGFELGFTELPNLSLVIIYAAPHEFINEWKSLHGGSLFTHSLLSFIQVPYSYTAKPFLQVDIDQQHLAIILHNNGQLLAANSYLCKSTTDVVYYTNALARSVIDNTYNLQLNLTGDGELMAGLPEEIVKYVNSVTHQANFYKPVFFSYRLLRYRTEYFRLFNLGVTCE from the coding sequence ATGCAAGAAATTGACATCATAGACGAAACCTTTGATAGGGATCGGACATCTACATACGAACTATCCATTCAGGTATCCCTGAATGGATTTTCGTATGCGGTGAAGGATACCATACGCAACACTTTCATAGCACTATTCAATACGGGTTGGCAGGGCTTTAGTATCAGTAGTGTTGATTTCCGTAATTTTATTGGTAAGCTAACTGAGGCTAAACCCTGGCTTAAGGGGGAGTTTAAAAAGGTTATAGTTGCATTTAACCTACCTTACTTTACAATTGTTCCCAATGAATTCTTTGAACCAAGTAAATCGAAATTACTCCTTGAGCAGGTTCATTCCACACCCGATGGCTTTGAATTGGGTTTTACCGAATTGCCAAACCTATCGCTAGTAATTATATACGCTGCACCCCATGAGTTTATTAACGAGTGGAAATCGTTACATGGTGGCTCTTTATTTACTCATTCATTGCTGTCATTTATTCAGGTTCCCTACAGTTACACCGCTAAACCCTTTTTACAGGTTGATATTGACCAACAGCATTTAGCCATAATTCTTCACAACAACGGTCAGCTTCTTGCGGCCAATAGCTATTTGTGTAAATCAACAACCGATGTTGTTTATTACACCAATGCATTAGCTAGGTCAGTTATTGATAACACTTATAACTTACAGCTTAACCTGACCGGTGATGGAGAGTTAATGGCAGGGTTGCCCGAAGAGATAGTTAAATACGTTAACTCTGTTACCCATCAGGCTAATTTTTATAAACCGGTATTTTTCTCATACCGACTTCTACGTTACCGGACAGAATACTTTAGGCTATTCAATTTGGGTGTTACATGCGAATAG
- a CDS encoding ATP-dependent DNA helicase — translation MIKTHVIKEIVERLGFAPTVGQLEAINTLSEFTVQPTGNDCMLLTGYAGTGKTSLIAAYVKALDKFGINYQLLAPTGRAAKVLAEYSGCNAYTIHKIIYRQLSNTDGFGRFTLNFNKSKNTIFIVDEASMISNQSFDDSAFGSGKLLTDLIEYVSMGKECKLMLVGDTAQLPPVGLDISPALNPAELESFGLNVRFAQLSEVIRQQFDSGILQNATWLRELVDSSKNVFPKFNTEYADVKRISGGELLEYLSDEYSKNGREGNIVICYSNKRANRYNQGIRAKILFHEEELSVGDYLMVARNNYYWVNDRPNIGFLANGEIVRVKRIGKRTELYGFRFADVTFELLDYNNEEFDAKLILDSLYMDGPSLGSESMKMLYQEVLADYMHLKTKKARMKQIQNDPYFNAIQAKFAYAVTCHKAQGGQWPTVFVDQGFFNDDMLTREYLRWLYTAFTRATQKVYLVNFDDKFF, via the coding sequence GTGATTAAAACACATGTTATTAAGGAAATAGTTGAGAGGTTGGGTTTTGCCCCTACAGTTGGGCAACTGGAAGCAATTAACACCTTATCGGAGTTTACTGTTCAGCCTACCGGTAATGATTGTATGTTGCTTACAGGTTATGCCGGAACCGGTAAAACATCGCTTATTGCGGCATACGTTAAGGCTTTGGATAAGTTTGGTATAAACTACCAGCTCCTTGCTCCTACCGGAAGAGCAGCAAAAGTATTAGCTGAATACTCCGGATGTAATGCTTACACAATCCATAAAATAATTTATCGGCAACTATCCAATACCGATGGTTTTGGACGCTTTACCCTAAACTTTAACAAATCAAAAAACACCATATTTATTGTTGATGAGGCTTCGATGATATCGAACCAATCGTTCGACGATAGCGCATTTGGATCGGGCAAGCTACTTACTGACCTTATTGAGTATGTCAGTATGGGCAAGGAGTGCAAGCTGATGCTTGTGGGCGATACCGCTCAGCTACCTCCGGTAGGCCTTGATATTAGCCCGGCATTGAACCCTGCTGAGTTGGAATCGTTTGGTTTAAATGTTAGGTTTGCACAGCTCTCCGAGGTAATTAGACAGCAGTTCGATTCAGGAATTTTGCAAAATGCTACTTGGCTGAGGGAACTGGTTGACTCGTCAAAAAATGTATTCCCTAAATTCAACACTGAATATGCCGATGTAAAAAGAATTTCAGGAGGGGAACTCCTGGAATACCTCTCCGATGAGTACAGTAAAAACGGGCGCGAAGGGAATATTGTAATTTGCTACTCGAACAAACGAGCTAATAGATATAATCAGGGAATACGGGCAAAAATTCTATTCCACGAGGAGGAACTCAGCGTGGGTGATTACCTAATGGTTGCCCGGAACAACTACTACTGGGTGAACGATAGGCCAAATATTGGCTTTTTGGCCAATGGTGAAATAGTAAGGGTTAAGCGGATAGGTAAAAGAACTGAACTTTATGGTTTCCGGTTCGCTGATGTTACATTTGAGCTGCTTGACTATAACAACGAAGAGTTTGATGCTAAATTAATACTCGACTCACTATACATGGATGGCCCATCGCTGGGGAGCGAAAGCATGAAAATGCTTTACCAGGAAGTATTGGCCGATTACATGCACCTTAAAACCAAAAAGGCTCGCATGAAACAAATTCAGAACGATCCCTACTTTAACGCCATTCAGGCAAAATTTGCATATGCGGTTACCTGCCATAAAGCTCAGGGTGGGCAATGGCCAACCGTTTTCGTTGACCAGGGGTTTTTCAACGATGACATGTTAACACGTGAGTACTTGCGCTGGCTTTACACTGCTTTTACAAGGGCCACCCAAAAAGTTTACCTGGTAAACTTTGACGATAAATTTTTTTAG